The DNA sequence CTTGCCGGCCATGGTCATGGCGATCTTCTGCTTGGCCTCGTCCTTGTGGAAGTTCAGGCGGTCCATCTCGGGCAGGCTGACGACCATGCCCAAGGCGCCGCCGCGCGGGATGATCGTGGCCTTGTAGACCGGATCGCATTTCGGCAGCGACAGGCCGACAACGGCGTGGCCTGCCTCGTGATAGGCGGTCTTTTCCTTCTGCTCGGGCGTCAGGACCAGACTGCGACGCTCTACACCCAGCATCACCTTGTCCTTGGCATTCTCGAAATCAGCCATGCTGACGAACCGACGACCGATCCGCGCCGCACCAAGGGCAGCCTCGTTCACCAGGTTCATCAGGTCCGCGCCCGAAAAGCCGGGCGTACCGCGCGCGATCAGGCGCAGGTCGACATCCGGTCCGACCGGGACCTTGCGCGCATGGACCGACAGGATCCGCTCGCGGCCCTTAATGTCGGGGTTCGGCACGTGGATCGTGCGGTCGAACCGGCCCGGACGCAGCAGCGCGGGGTCCAGGACGTCCTTGCGGTTGGTTGCAGCGATGATGATGATGCCTTCGTTCGCCTCGAAGCCGTCCATCTCGACCAGCAGCTGGTTCAGTGTCTGTTCGCGCTCATCGTTGCCACCGCCGATGCCCACGCCACGGGCGCGACCCACGGCGTCGATCTCGTCGATGAACAGGATGCAGGGGGCCGATTTCTTGGCCTGCTCGAACATGTCGCGCACGCGGCTGGCACCGACGCCCACGAACATCTCGACGAAGTCCGATCCCGAGATGGTGAAGAACGGCACGCCCGCCTCGCCCGCGATGGCCCGCGCCAGCAGCGTCTTGCCGGTGCCCGGAGGGCCCACCAGCAGCGCGCCCTTGGGGATCTTGCCGCCAAGGCGGCTGAACTTCTGCGGGTTGCGCAGGAACTCGACGATCTCCTCAAGCTCCTCCTTGGCTTCGTCGATGCCTGCGACGTCGTCAAAGGTCACGCGACCGTGCTTTTCGGTCAGCAGCTTGGCCTTGGACTTGCCAAAGCCCATTGCGCCGCCCTTGCCGCCGCCCTGCATGCGATTCATGAAGAAGATCCACACCCCGATCAGCAGGATGAACGGCAGCCAGACGCCCAGCATCGACATGAAGCCGCTGCTTTGCTGCTTGACTACGCGCACGTCCACGCCCTGCTGGATCAGCCGGTCGCTGATATCCTCGCCCATCGGGCGCACGGTCGCGTACTGTTCGCCGTTGGTGCCGGTGATGGCCACGTCCTCTCCGTCGATCGTGACGGCGCTGACCTGGTCGTTCTGCACCCGTTCGATGAAGTCGGAATAGCTGATCTGGCGGCTGTTCATGGTGCCCGACCCGTCGCTGAACAGATTGAACAGCGCGAGGATCATCAGGAACAGAACCACCCAGAAGGCGAAGTTGCGAGCATTGCCCAATACGGGTCCTCCGACGGAATGCGGTTTGACTTGAAAATAGGGATTATCGCGACAGGTTCAATGCGCCTTCACCAACCTGCGGAAATCTGCCGCGCCCCGGACTGGAATCAGGGTGATTCCGGGGTGGTCGCGCAGCAGCGGCGCGGCGATCAGCCGTCCGTCCTGCCAGATGCCGGGGCTGGCCGCAGCCTCGTCGCGCAGCAGGCCCGAATCGCGCCACGCCAGGCGGGCCAGCGGCTCGGTCCCCAAGGCCGCGATCGTCTGGCCGGGGGCAAGGCCGCGCACCCGCCAGCGGCGGTCCCAGACCTGGTCCGGCGTTGGGCCGGTGCGCAGCGCGGCCGCGGCCTCACGCGTGACCCGCAGCCCCCCGCCCGTCGGAGAGATCATCGCCCCGTCCAGCGTCACCCGTCCCTGCGCCAGCATCGCCTCCAGCGCATGGACCAGCGTCGCGCGGCGCGGCGGATAGTCGGCGCCCGTCACCCACCGGCAGGCGGCGACCAGAATGCGGCGGCGGATCTCTGGCGGCGCGTCGCGCAGGGGGCCGCGCGACAGGATCAGGCTGCCGCGGTCGACCTTGGCATCGGCGCTCAGCAGGGCCGCGTAATCGGCCAGCGCGTCGCGCGCGTCGGCGATATGGGCGGCGGATCGGGCCAGGCCCGACACCTCCAGCCCCAGGGCCGCGATGGCCTGGCGCGCCCGGATGCGGTCATAGTCGGCATTGTCGTTCGTCGGATCGTCGATCCAGGTGATGTCGCGCGCCGTCAGCCAGTCGCGCAGCTCGGCCCGCCCGGTGCCCAGCATCGGCCGCAGCCAGCGCATGTCGAACGCGTCGCGCCATTCCGCCATCGCCGACAGCCCGTCCACGCCGGACCCGCGCGCCAGGCGCATCAGCAGCGTCTCGGCCAGATCGTCGGCCGTGTGGCCAAGCGCCACCGCCGGCAGGTCGTTGCGCCGCGCCCAGCCCGACAGCAGCCGCAGCCGCGCATCGCGGGCCTGCGCCATCAGGTTGCCGACCTGCGTGTCGCGCCGCCACAGCAGCACCGCATGCGACAGGCCCAAGGCACTCGCGGCGCGGGCGACCTCGTCGGCCTCGGCCGCGCTGCCCTCGCGCAGGCCGTGATCGACGGTGGCGACCATGACGCGCCGCCCCTGCGCCCATTCGGCGACCACCTGCATCAGGGCGATGGAATCACCGCCCCCCGACACCGCCAGTCCAAGCGCCGGCAGGTCCCCCGCCAGCCGGTCCAGGACAGACCTGATGCGGGCGCCGGGGTCGCGGATCACGGGTATTCGGCCAGATCGGCCGCCGCTTCGGGGTCCATCGACGGATCGAGCAGCGGGTCCAGAACGCCCAGGTCGCTGACGCCGCAGCCAAGGCGGGTCACGTGGCCCTCGGCCTCGACGGCCTGCGGGCTGCCGGGAAATCGGGCAGGAATCTCTGCCAGGTACAGGCAGGCGGCGGTCGCGTCACCCTGCGCCTCGATCACGCGAGCGATGCCCAGCAGGCTCTCGCCCGCCCGTGCGCCGTCCGGATCGGCGGCGAACCCCTCCAGCCAAGCGGCTGCAGCATCGCGCGGCTGGCCGGCCAGATCCAGCGCCTGACCGCGCAGGAACAGCGCCTCGGCGGTCAGGGGACCGCCGGCATGGGTTTCTGCAACATCGGCGAACATCTGCGCCGCACGGGCGTGATCGCCGGCGTCCATCGCGGCGCGGGCCGCGTCGAAATCGGTCTGCTCGGCCGCGGTCGAGGCCGGCTGCCCCGCCCCGCCATCCGCCGGGGCCGAGGGCGCCAGCTGCGGGCTGAGCCCCGCCTGCGCCTGCGGCACGGTCAGCGCCGACAGATCGCAGCCGGGTTCGGCCTCGCACAGGCGGAATTCCAGGTCGGACAGGCGCCGTTCGCTGTCGCCCGCGATCCGGTTGATGCGATTCTGCAGCTGTTCAGCCTGGTTCGTCAGGCGCATCAGCTGCGCCTCCATCGCGTTCATGCGGTCGATGGCGCTGGCCCCGCCCGCCGCCTGGAACCCGGCGGCGCCCGACGCGACCAGTTCGCCCCGCAATCCCTGCAGCTGACTGCGCAGCTGCGTGACCTGCTGACGCATGTCGGCCAGCGTCGCGGCGTCGGGGGCGGCCTGAACAGGTGCCCCAAGCGTCAGGGCCAGGATCAGCGCGGGGATCAGCCGCATCACATGCCTGCCCCGACGACGCCCCCGGCAGGGGCGGCGCTTGCCACGGGGGCCATCGCCACAGCGGGGGGTGCGGCTTCGGTCACGACGGTGACGGCACGGCGGTTCTGGGCATAGCAGCCCTCGTCCGAACAGGTCGCTGCGGGACGCTCCTTGCCGAAGGACAGCGTGCGGATGCGGCCCGGTGCCACGCCCTGCGCGACCAGGTATTCCTGCACCGCGCTGGCCCGCCGCGCGCCAAGCGCAAGGTTGTATTCGCGGGTGCCCGTCTCCTCGGCATGGCCCTGGACCACGGCGGTAAAGGCGGTGTGGCGCGTCAACCAGGCGGCCTGCGCCGCCAGGATGGACCGCGCCTCGGGGGTCAGGGTCGTCTGGTCGGCGGGAAACAGGACCGTGTCACCGACCGTGCCGCGGAAATACTGGGCCGTCGCCTCGGCGCCCAGGACGCCGCCGGCCAGATCGCCCTGGAACACCGCGCCCCCGCCCGTGCTGGCATAGGGGTCGACCACGGGCGGCGCCACCGTCGGCGCGGGCTGGGCACAGGCCGCCAGCCCCAGAAGGGCGGCCAGCAGGACAGGCTTGGTCGCGGCGTTCATCATCTCATCCTCATGGCAACAGGGGACCCCAGGACGGGTCCGAGGCGGCAAAGTCAAGATTCATCGGTCGCATGTTGCGCCCGGTGATGTCCACCGAATGCAGACGCGGCTGGCCGTTTCCGCCGGGGGTGGCGCGCGTGAACATCACCACCCGACCGTTCGGGGCCCAGGTCGGGCCTTCGTCCAGGAAGCTTTCGGTCAGCATGCGCTCGGACGATCCGTCGGTGCGCATGGTGCCGATGTGAAAGCGTTCGCCGATCTGCTTGGTGAACGCGATCAGGTCCCCCTTGGGCGACCAGGTGGGCGTGCCGTAACGCCCGTCGCCAAAGCTGATGCGCGACGGCTCGGCCCCGTCCAGCCCCATGATGTACAGCTGCGGCGCGCCGGACCGGTCGCTTTCGAACACGATGCGCTGCCCGTCCGGGCTGAACCCCGGAGAGGTGTCGATGGCCGGCGAATTGGTCAGCGCGCGTTGGGCGCCGGTGGCCACGTCCATCAGCCAGATGTCGGTATTGCCGCCCTGTTCGCGCGAATAGGCGACCCACCGCCCGTCCGGGCTGAAGGTCGGCGCAAAAGCCATCGTGCTGGCATCGCGAGTCAGCGGCCGGGCGCTGACGGTCGCCACGTCCATCAGCTGGATCTGGGGAAAGCCGCTGTCATAGCTGGTGAACAGCAGGCGGCGCCCGTCGGGCGAGAATTTCGGCGCCAGCACCAGGGACGAGCTGTCGGTCATCCACAGGATGTTCGCGCCGTCGTAATCCATCACGCCGATCCGCTTGATCCGCGCGCTTTTGGGGCCGGTTTCCTGGACGAAGGCCACGCGGCTGTCGAAATAGGGCTTTTCGCCGGTCAACCGGGCATAGATCTGGTCGGCGATCTTGTGGGCCGCGCGGCGCCAGTCGGCGGCGCGGGCGTCGAACTGCATCCCGTCGCCCTGCGGCTGGCCCGACACGACGTCGAACAGCCGAAAGCCCACGCTGATGTTGTCGCCCATCTGCCGCACCTCGGCCGAGACCAGCGCCTGCGCGTTCACCGCCCGCCAGTCGTCATAGCTGACGGCCTCGGTAAAGCTGGCGGGGCGGGCGACATGCGTCTCGACGGGGATCTCGCTGAACAGGCCGGTGCCGGTCAGGTCGTCCGCCACGACCTGACGGATGCGGGCCGCGATCTCGGCATCGCCGTGAAAGGCCGGAATGGCGATCGACATCGGCTCTATCACGCCGTCGGTGATCTCGATGCGAAGGGGGGTGTCCTGCGCCAACACGGGCCCTGCCGGCAGCAACGCTGCGGCCAGCAGGAAGGCAGGGGCAAGGATCAATCTGCGGAACATGGCGTCATCACTACCTTTTTTCGGCGAACAGCGGAAGGTGGCCCCGCCGGTCAGTCATTGGAACGCGACGCCGTCGGGGCGGAAGTCCACCACGACATCGCGCCAGCGTCCGTATTTCGATGCGGGCAGATCGAACCCGGCGCGTCCGCACATCAGGATGGCGCGGCGCGCGACCTCGAACCCCTGCTGGGCTGCGGATTCGCTGCCGCCCTGATAGCCGGCGATGCGCATGCTGTTCTGGTCGGGCACCCCGTCCGGCGACAGCGTGAACCCGACAGAGACGGTCATCTGCGACGCCTCGACCGACAGCGCGCCCAGGTTCCAGCAGTCCTGGATCGCAAAGCGCAGCCCGTCGCGTTCCGACAGCGTCAGCGGGTCGCCCAAAGGCAGGCCCTGGGCCGCATCGGGCAGGGGCGTCGCCTGGATCGGGCTGGGGGTCAGCTGCATCATATCGGCCGGCGGGCCCGAGGGGTCGTTCGCCGGATCCGCCGCGGCCCCGGTCCCCGCCATGGCCCCCGCCAGCGCGGCGGCCAGCGGGTCCAGCCCGGCCGAGGCGCCGCTGCCGCCCTCGATGGTCTGCGACGGGCTGCCGGCCGTGTCGGAGCCAGAGGCGGCGTCCTGCCCCCCTGCCCCGCCCTGCGCATCGCGCAGCGCGTCCTCCAGCGCCTGCCGATCCGCCGCCTCGCGCGCGGCCTGTTCGGCAGCGGCCTGACGCTCGGCCTCGGCTTGGCGCTCTGCCTCTGCGGCGGCTTCGGCGGCGGCACGGCGCTCTTCCTCGGCCTCTGCGGCAGCGCGGCGTTCCGCCTCCGCGGCGGCCTGGCGCTCTGCTTCTTCGGCCTGGCGTGCGGCTTCGGCGCGACGTTCTTCCTCGGCCGCTGCAGCGGCGCGGCGCTCCTCCTCCGCCTCTGCGGCAGCACGGCGCTCCGCCTCCTCAGCGGCCAGGCGCTCGGCCTCCGCGGCCTGACGTGCGGCTTCGGCGCGGCGCTCCTCCTCGGCCGCGGCCTCTGCGGCGGCACGACGCGCCTCTTCCGCTTCGGCCGCGGCGCGGCGTTCGGCCTCTGCGGCGGCGGCGTCGGCTGCCTGCCGTTCCTCCTCCGCAGCCTGGCGCGCGGCTTCCGCGCGGCGCTCTTCCGCGGCCTCTGCCGCTGCGCGCCGTTCCTGCTCCGCCTCTGCCGCGGCCTGACGTTCGGCTTCCGCGGCAGCGTCCGCCGCGGCCTGGCGCTCGCGTTCGGCGGCGGCTTGGCGGTCTGCCTCGGCGGCAGCCTGGCGTTCCGCCTCGGCTGCGGCTTCGGCGGCCGCATCGGCTGTGGCCTGACGCGCGGCGGCGGCAGCCGCGTCCGCGGCCGCCTGACGCGCAGCCTCGGCCGCAGCCGCCTCTGCCACGCGGCGGTTGAAGGATTCGACCAGGTCGGCCGGCCGGTCCTCGGGGCGGCGCGAGGCGTCAAGCGCCAGCGCCGATCGCGGGGCGACCGGAACGGCCGCGGCGTCGGGCGTCGGCAGCGCCGGGCGGTTAGGCTGGGCCTCTGCCACGGGGGCCGGGGGGGTGTCCGGGACCTGCGGGGCGGTCTCGGCGCCGTCGGTCTGGTTCGGGCGCGGCGCGGGCAGATCGGTCGCGACCTCGACCGGGGCGGCGGGCGCGAAATCGCTGAGGTCGGGCACGGATTCGGCCGTATCGGGCTGTTCCAGCGCCGCGGCCTGCCCCGATTGCGGGGGGATCGCATCGACGGGCCGCGCCGCACCGTCCTCGGCCGGGTCGACGGGGTCGGGCAAGGTGGCCACCGCGGTCGAATCGGCACCCACCGGCCCCGCCCCGCGGGCGGCGGCGGCCATCGCCTCGAACTCGGCGCCGCTGATGGTCGAGACCTGGGTCGTGCGCACCATCGGGCTGGGCTGCGGACGAAACAGCGCCCCGCCCAGGATCGCCCACAGGATCAGAGAGCCGTGCGCGACCCCCGAGACCCAGTAACCGATGCGCCCTTCGCGTTCGTCCATGGTTCAGCCGTCCATCCGCGGTCCGCCGGTCTCGGTGACCAGCACGATGTCGGTGATGCCCGCCGCGTTCAACGCGCCCATGATCTGGACCACGCGGGCATAGGGGATGGTGCCGTCGGCACGCAGGAACACCCGGCCCGACTGCCGTTCCGCCAGGATCGTGCGCAGCGTCGTCACGACCTGCTCGTCCGCCACCGGCTGGTCCATGATCGTCAGCGACCCCTCGACCGGGATCGACACCATCAACGGCTCCTCGTCCTCGTTGGGGACGGCGTTGGCGGCGGTTTCGGGCAGGTTCAGCGGAACGCCCGCCGTCATCAGCGGCGCCGCGACCATGAAGATGATCAGCAGCACCAGCATCACGTCCACGAAGGGCGTGACGTTGATCTCGGACATCGGCAGGTTGCGCCGACGGCCCTTGCTGCGGACGCGCTTGACGACCCCGGATGCCATGTCAGGCCTCGTCCATCTGACGCGACAGAAGCGTCGAGAACTCGTCCGAGAACGCCTCCCATCCGCCGGTGATGCGTTCCGCATCGCCCGACAGCTTGTTGTAGAAGACGACGGCCGGGATGGCTGCGACCAGGCCCAGAGCGGTCGCCAGCAGGGCCTCGGCGATGCCCGGCGCCACGACGGCCAGACTGGTATCCTGGGTCAGGGCGATGCCCTCGAATGCGGACTTGATGCCCCACACGGTGCCGAACAGGCCGATGAAGGGCGCGGTCGACCCCACGGTCGCCAGGAAGGACAGGCCGCGGAACAGGCGCTGTTCCTCGCGCTGGATGGCCACGTTCATGGCCCGATCGATGCGCCCGATGCCGCCCGCGATCAGCCGCCCGTCATCGCGGTGGCTGCGGCGCCATTCGGTCATGCCCGCGGAAAAGATCCGTTCCGACGGCCCCTTGGGACGGTCGCCAAGCCGGTCATAAAGATCGTCCAAGGGCTCTCCGGACCAGAAGGCGCGGTCAAAGCGGGCGGCCTCCTTGCGCGCCTGCGCAAAGGTCAGGAACTTCTGCACGATGATCGCCCACGACCAGAACGAGGCCGCGATCAGCATGATCATCACCACCTGCACCGTCAGCGAGGATCGCCAGAACAAAGCCACGGCCGAAAAGTCGATGGCCTCGGCGGCCTGAATGGGTTCCATGGTCTATTGCCTCATCATCAGGGGCCGCAACTGCCCCCTGGCAGCCCGGCGTTGCGGCCTGTTACCCTGTAATTGCCACGGGTTTCAGCCCCCGCGGCAACACAATGGCGTCAATTTTCATCAACCTGCGTCCGTGTTGCCGCATCCGCGCGGCAGAGGCCACGGGTTCAGCCCTCCGGCAGCGCCCGCGACAGGGCGGCGGGCAGGCGCACGGGGCGTCCCCGCCCGTCCAGGCTGACGATCGTCACCCGCGCCGAAAACAGCACCTCATCGCCGCGCAGCACCTGCTGGTCGACCACGATCCGCGCGGCCGTGGCGTGCGACAGGTCGGTGACCACGGTCAGCAGGTCGTCGAAGCGCGCGGGGCGCAGATAGTCGGCCTCGATATGGCGGACGGCGAAGACATGGCCCGACGTCTCCTTCATGCGCATCTGGTCGATGCCGGTGGCGCGCATCCATTCGGACCGCCCCCGCTCGATGTATTTCAGATAGTTTGCATAATAGACGATCCCGGCCAGGTCGGTGTCTTCGTAATAGACGCGCAATGTCAGGTGATGGCTCATGGGGGCCAAAATACGCGCGATCGGTCCCGTCCGCAATCAGACGTCGAACAGCGTCGCCTGACCGGTGGGGACCGGCATGTCCAGGCCCAGATGGCGCCAGGCCCCCTGGGTCAGCATGCGCCCGCGTGGGGTGCGCGCGACCAGGCCCTGCTGCAGCAGATAGGGCTCGATCACCTCCTCGATGGCGTCGCGGCTCTCGGACAGGGCGGCGGACAGCGTCTCGACCCCCACGGGTCCGCCCGCGTAATGCTGCGCCATCTGCGTCAGGTACCGCCGGTCGGCCCCGTCCAGGCCCAGATCGTCCACCCCCAGCCGGTTCAACGCGATATCGGCAATCTCGCGCGTCAGGCGGCCGTTCCCCTCCACCAGCGCGAAATCGACCACGCGGCGCAGCAGCCGGCCCGCGATGCGGGGCGTGCCGCGGGCGCGGCGCGCGATCTCCATCGTGCCTTCGGGATCGGCGCTGATCCCCATCAGCCGCGCGCCGCGCTGCACGATCAGGTCCAGTTCCGCGATCTCATAGAACTGCAGCCGGGTCGGAATGCCGAACCGGTCGCGCAGCGGCGTGGTCAGCAGACCAAGCCGCGTGGTCGCCCCCACCAGCGTGAAGGGCTGCAGCTCGATCCGAACGGTGCGCGCGGCCGGGCCCTCGCCGATCACAAGATCCAGCTCGAAATCCTCCATCGCGGGATACAGGATCTCCTCGACCGCAGGGTTCATGCGGTGGATCTCGTCGATGAACAGGACGTCGC is a window from the Paracoccus marcusii genome containing:
- a CDS encoding ExbD/TolR family protein translates to MASGVVKRVRSKGRRRNLPMSEINVTPFVDVMLVLLIIFMVAAPLMTAGVPLNLPETAANAVPNEDEEPLMVSIPVEGSLTIMDQPVADEQVVTTLRTILAERQSGRVFLRADGTIPYARVVQIMGALNAAGITDIVLVTETGGPRMDG
- the ftsH gene encoding ATP-dependent zinc metalloprotease FtsH; translation: MGNARNFAFWVVLFLMILALFNLFSDGSGTMNSRQISYSDFIERVQNDQVSAVTIDGEDVAITGTNGEQYATVRPMGEDISDRLIQQGVDVRVVKQQSSGFMSMLGVWLPFILLIGVWIFFMNRMQGGGKGGAMGFGKSKAKLLTEKHGRVTFDDVAGIDEAKEELEEIVEFLRNPQKFSRLGGKIPKGALLVGPPGTGKTLLARAIAGEAGVPFFTISGSDFVEMFVGVGASRVRDMFEQAKKSAPCILFIDEIDAVGRARGVGIGGGNDEREQTLNQLLVEMDGFEANEGIIIIAATNRKDVLDPALLRPGRFDRTIHVPNPDIKGRERILSVHARKVPVGPDVDLRLIARGTPGFSGADLMNLVNEAALGAARIGRRFVSMADFENAKDKVMLGVERRSLVLTPEQKEKTAYHEAGHAVVGLSLPKCDPVYKATIIPRGGALGMVVSLPEMDRLNFHKDEAKQKIAMTMAGKAAEIIKYGEEGVSNGPAGDIQQASALARAMVMRWGMSDKVGAVDYAEAHEGYNGSTGGFSVSASTKELIEQEVRDLIEEGYQEARRILLEKEVEFERMAKGLLEYETLTGEEIARILRGDAIGGDDDDTPASVIPSVTAIPRTKPAPGGDPAPA
- the ruvB gene encoding Holliday junction branch migration DNA helicase RuvB; its protein translation is MSAPDPDLRPEKLDSDVEDRALRPQNLSEFVGQAEARANLKVFIESAKMRGKAMDHTLFFGPPGLGKTTLAQIMSRELGVNFRMTSGPVIARAGDLAAILTNLEARDVLFIDEIHRMNPAVEEILYPAMEDFELDLVIGEGPAARTVRIELQPFTLVGATTRLGLLTTPLRDRFGIPTRLQFYEIAELDLIVQRGARLMGISADPEGTMEIARRARGTPRIAGRLLRRVVDFALVEGNGRLTREIADIALNRLGVDDLGLDGADRRYLTQMAQHYAGGPVGVETLSAALSESRDAIEEVIEPYLLQQGLVARTPRGRMLTQGAWRHLGLDMPVPTGQATLFDV
- the ybgC gene encoding tol-pal system-associated acyl-CoA thioesterase translates to MSHHLTLRVYYEDTDLAGIVYYANYLKYIERGRSEWMRATGIDQMRMKETSGHVFAVRHIEADYLRPARFDDLLTVVTDLSHATAARIVVDQQVLRGDEVLFSARVTIVSLDGRGRPVRLPAALSRALPEG
- the tilS gene encoding tRNA lysidine(34) synthetase TilS; the encoded protein is MIRDPGARIRSVLDRLAGDLPALGLAVSGGGDSIALMQVVAEWAQGRRVMVATVDHGLREGSAAEADEVARAASALGLSHAVLLWRRDTQVGNLMAQARDARLRLLSGWARRNDLPAVALGHTADDLAETLLMRLARGSGVDGLSAMAEWRDAFDMRWLRPMLGTGRAELRDWLTARDITWIDDPTNDNADYDRIRARQAIAALGLEVSGLARSAAHIADARDALADYAALLSADAKVDRGSLILSRGPLRDAPPEIRRRILVAACRWVTGADYPPRRATLVHALEAMLAQGRVTLDGAMISPTGGGLRVTREAAAALRTGPTPDQVWDRRWRVRGLAPGQTIAALGTEPLARLAWRDSGLLRDEAAASPGIWQDGRLIAAPLLRDHPGITLIPVRGAADFRRLVKAH
- the pal gene encoding peptidoglycan-associated lipoprotein Pal; the protein is MMNAATKPVLLAALLGLAACAQPAPTVAPPVVDPYASTGGGAVFQGDLAGGVLGAEATAQYFRGTVGDTVLFPADQTTLTPEARSILAAQAAWLTRHTAFTAVVQGHAEETGTREYNLALGARRASAVQEYLVAQGVAPGRIRTLSFGKERPAATCSDEGCYAQNRRAVTVVTEAAPPAVAMAPVASAAPAGGVVGAGM
- the tolQ gene encoding protein TolQ, which codes for MEPIQAAEAIDFSAVALFWRSSLTVQVVMIMLIAASFWSWAIIVQKFLTFAQARKEAARFDRAFWSGEPLDDLYDRLGDRPKGPSERIFSAGMTEWRRSHRDDGRLIAGGIGRIDRAMNVAIQREEQRLFRGLSFLATVGSTAPFIGLFGTVWGIKSAFEGIALTQDTSLAVVAPGIAEALLATALGLVAAIPAVVFYNKLSGDAERITGGWEAFSDEFSTLLSRQMDEA
- the tolB gene encoding Tol-Pal system beta propeller repeat protein TolB; the protein is MFRRLILAPAFLLAAALLPAGPVLAQDTPLRIEITDGVIEPMSIAIPAFHGDAEIAARIRQVVADDLTGTGLFSEIPVETHVARPASFTEAVSYDDWRAVNAQALVSAEVRQMGDNISVGFRLFDVVSGQPQGDGMQFDARAADWRRAAHKIADQIYARLTGEKPYFDSRVAFVQETGPKSARIKRIGVMDYDGANILWMTDSSSLVLAPKFSPDGRRLLFTSYDSGFPQIQLMDVATVSARPLTRDASTMAFAPTFSPDGRWVAYSREQGGNTDIWLMDVATGAQRALTNSPAIDTSPGFSPDGQRIVFESDRSGAPQLYIMGLDGAEPSRISFGDGRYGTPTWSPKGDLIAFTKQIGERFHIGTMRTDGSSERMLTESFLDEGPTWAPNGRVVMFTRATPGGNGQPRLHSVDITGRNMRPMNLDFAASDPSWGPLLP
- a CDS encoding tetratricopeptide repeat protein; protein product: MRLIPALILALTLGAPVQAAPDAATLADMRQQVTQLRSQLQGLRGELVASGAAGFQAAGGASAIDRMNAMEAQLMRLTNQAEQLQNRINRIAGDSERRLSDLEFRLCEAEPGCDLSALTVPQAQAGLSPQLAPSAPADGGAGQPASTAAEQTDFDAARAAMDAGDHARAAQMFADVAETHAGGPLTAEALFLRGQALDLAGQPRDAAAAWLEGFAADPDGARAGESLLGIARVIEAQGDATAACLYLAEIPARFPGSPQAVEAEGHVTRLGCGVSDLGVLDPLLDPSMDPEAAADLAEYP